TAATACATAGATTCCTTTAAGGGTATTCCACAAACCGCGGGTGTAGGGTGCAAGCTACGGATCATGCTGGCAATTTGCTCCGGTTGCACCTTTCCCGAAAGGGTTGTCTTTAAATGCCATAAGGCACCGGCATCTGTTGTCTGGGCCTCAGAACTATTGACCTCAATACCCAGATCTGCTGCAACTTCTAAAATATATTGGGTCACCAATTGCTGTTCCTCCCTTTCCTTGGCCTGCCAGTTTGGTTTTTCTGTACCCGATTTTTCAATGGTGCCTGCAAGGGCAACTGTGGTAAATTGAGCACCTTGTACTTTCAGTAAAATTTCCGGGGTGGCTCCTACCCAGCAACCTACCTTTGGATGGTACCAGCAGTAGCAGAATGCAGTGGGGTATTCCCTACTAAGTTGGTTGAAAATATTAATTGCTGAATTGGCTGTAGCTACTTCAATTGGTCTTGACAAAACCACCTTTCTTAGATCATGTTGCTGTATGGCCGTAATTGCATCCGCTACTAGTTTTTTATATCGGCTTGCCTCCTTTTGATCCTCAATATGTTGGCGCAGGCTACTTTCTTTTGGTAATTCTGTATTGTGGAGCTTTGCAATTAGGACATCATCGGGTCGTAAGAGTATGGTTCGCTGACCATCATCAAAGGGACTGAAAACAAAACCCGGTTCAGTAAAATTTGAGGTGAAGTTCAGGCTGGCATCAGATTGAAGAATAGCCTTCAGT
This DNA window, taken from Muriicola soli, encodes the following:
- a CDS encoding chorismate-binding protein, coding for MPSPKNKIQDELLAQLEAHHQNHLPFVIFKYPGASELKAILQSDASLNFTSNFTEPGFVFSPFDDGQRTILLRPDDVLIAKLHNTELPKESSLRQHIEDQKEASRYKKLVADAITAIQQHDLRKVVLSRPIEVATANSAINIFNQLSREYPTAFCYCWYHPKVGCWVGATPEILLKVQGAQFTTVALAGTIEKSGTEKPNWQAKEREEQQLVTQYILEVAADLGIEVNSSEAQTTDAGALWHLKTTLSGKVQPEQIASMIRSLHPTPAVCGIPLKESMYYIEQHEGYPRKFYTGYLGEIKEGSQREIQLFVNLRCMEYREGKAIVYVGGGITRDSDPEKEWQETIAKSRTILKVL